Proteins from one Corvus cornix cornix isolate S_Up_H32 chromosome 19, ASM73873v5, whole genome shotgun sequence genomic window:
- the ABHD15 gene encoding LOW QUALITY PROTEIN: protein ABHD15 (The sequence of the model RefSeq protein was modified relative to this genomic sequence to represent the inferred CDS: inserted 5 bases in 4 codons; deleted 1 base in 1 codon): MLSPEGLVAAAAVLMGLALLAWCLWAGRLEVPGDVGEEEEEEEEEEEGILFMAEEGSGHCRLLCKPSALAQHLVRSLGRSAALRGGRWPWPRWPKLQMLWQLLQPPEPEPVVARELLQLPDAGVVALDWLXGPWGAAGGGGGVSSPVLLLIPNAAGKVTGGLLQLGLRALERGFVPVIFNRRGHNGCPLTTARLQXLRDPGDLREAVTYLRCRHPSASLLAVSEGSGSGLLLAYLGESGSSSRLAAAACLSPIFRGRDWFEAGMPWLYEWPLLLHLKQGLSRYAGALAEVVDMDMLLGSRSLRELEETLFCRTRSRPTSWECYWERNEPLRDADEAAVPVLCLCSADDPVRGPPAQSLPTELFRSSPYFFLLLTPHXGHCGFPRRRPGRCWAHEAVLEYFRAMAEFLRTEERRKGLPRPRRWGGPSVEPPXFTWQRSYTR; this comes from the exons ATGCTGTCCCCGGAGGGTTTGGTGGCCGCAGCTGCGGTGCTCATGGGGCTGGCCCTCCTAGCTTGGTGCCTTtgggcagggaggctggaggtgCCTGGAGAcgtgggagaggaggaggaggaggaggaggaggaggaggaggggatcCTCTTCATGGCCGAGGAGGGCTCGGGGCACTGCCGGCTGCTGTGCAAGCCCTCGGCTCTGGCCCAGCACCTGGTGCGGAGCTTGGGGAGATCAGCGGCGCTGCGGGGGGGTCGCTGGCCGTGGCCGCGCTGGCCAAAGCTCCAGAtgctctggcagctcctgcagccacctgAGCCGGAGCCGGTGGTGGCCCgtgagctcctgcagctgcccgACGCTGGGGTGGTGGCCCTGGACTGGC GTGGGCCGTGGGGGGCTGCGGGTGGCGGTGGGGGGGTCtccagcccagtgctgctgctcatcccCAACGCTGCCGGGAAGGTGACGggggggctgctgcagctggggctgcggGCGCTGGAGCGGGGCTTCGTCCCTGTCATTTTCAACCGCCGGGGCCACAACGGCTGCCCCCTCACCACCGCCCGGCTCCA CCTTCGGGACCCCGGGGACTTGCGGGAGGCTGTGACCTACCTGCGGTGCCGGCACCCCTCTGCCTCGCTGCTGGCCGTCAGCGAGGGCTCGGGCTCGGGGCTGCTGCTCGCCTACCTGGGGGAGAGCGGCTCCTCCAGCCGCCTGGCCGCCGCCGCCTGCCTCTCCCCCATCTTCCGTGGCCGGGACTGGTTTGAGGCCGGGATGCCCTGGCTTTACGAGTGGCCGCTGCTCCTCCACCTC AAGCAGGGATTGAGCAG GTACGCGGGGGCCCTGGCCGAGGTGGTGGACATGGACATGCTCCTGGGCAGCCGCTCGCTGCGGGAGCTGGAAGAAACCCTCTTTTGCCGGACCCGGAGCCGCCCCACCAGCTGGGAGTGCTACTGGGAGCGCAACGAGCCCCTGCGCGACGCGGACGAGGCGGCGGTGCCggtgctgtgcctctgcagcgCCGACGACCCCGTGCGCGGCCCCCCGGCCCAGAGCCTGCCCACGGAGCTCTTCCGCAGCAGCCCCTacttcttcctgctgctgaccCCGC GGGGGCACTGCGGCTTCCcccggcggcggccggggcgcTGCTGGGCCCACGAGGCCGTGCTGGAATATTTCAGGGCCATGGCCGAGTTCCTGCGGACGGAGGAGCGGAGGAAGGGGCTGCCGCGGCCCCGCAGGTGGGGGGGTCCCTCCGTCGAGCCCC TGTTCACCTGGCAGAGGTCCTACACGCGGTAG
- the GIT1 gene encoding LOW QUALITY PROTEIN: ARF GTPase-activating protein GIT1 (The sequence of the model RefSeq protein was modified relative to this genomic sequence to represent the inferred CDS: deleted 2 bases in 1 codon) produces MSRKAPRAEVCADCSAPDPGWASINRGVLICDECCSVHRSLGRHISIVKHLRHSPWPATLLQMVHTLASNGANSIWEHSLLDPAQVQSGRRKANPQDKVHPTKSEFIRAKYQMLAFVHKLPCRDDDGVTAKDLSKQLHSSVRTGNLETCLRLLSLGAQANFFHPEKGTTPLHVAAKAGQILQAELLVVYGADPGAPDVNGRTPIDYARQAAQHELAERLVECQYELTDRLAFYLCGRKPDHKNGHYIIPQMADRVRPKCMAQSLDLSELAKAAKKKLQALSNRLFEELAMDVYDEVDRRENDAVWLTTQNHSTLVTERSAVPFLPVNPEYSATRNQGRQKLARFNAREFATLLIDILGEAKRRQQGKSLLSPTDALDYSLRSQSDLDDQHDYDSVASDEDTDQELLRNASRNNRARSMDSSDLSDGPITLQEYLEVKKALAASEAKVQQLMKVNNSLSDELRRLQREIHKLQAENTQIRQQTGPAHPTPAPSERPEHGHPPGGPPHRRDRQAFSMYEPGSALKPFGQPVEELVTRLQPFSPGEVEDEALYSMHIPASVYRIRKGPSASSVPFPPSSPLLSCPSDGARHMSKLDRHGSGTDSDYDNTQAGEVLISMEGKRFVELSKDEDFPHELDPLDGELDPGLPSTEDVILKTEQVTKNIQELLRAAQESKHDSFVPCSEKIHLAVTEMASLFPKKPALETVRSSLRLLNASAYRLQSECRKTVPPEPGATVDYQLLTQQVIQCAYDIAKAAKQLVTITTREKKQ; encoded by the exons ACCCTGGCTGGGCATCGATCAACCGCGGGGTGCTCATCTGCGACGAGTGCTGCAGCGTGCACCGCAGCCTGGGCCGCCACATCTCCATCGTCAAGCACCTGCGCCACAGCCCCTGGCCCGCCACCCTGCTccag ATGGTGCACACCTTGGCGAGCAATGGGGCCAACTCTATCTGGGAGCACTCGCTGCTGGATCCGGCACAGGTGCAGAGCGGGCGCCGGAAGGCAAACCCCCAGGACAAAGTGCA ccccaccAAGTCGGAGTTCATCCGTGCCAAGTACCAGATGCTGGCCTTCGTCCACAAGCTGCCCTGCCGGGATGATGACGGCGTCACTGCCAAGGACCTCAGCAAG CAATTGCACTCGAGCGTGCGGACGGGCAACCTGGAGACCTGCCTGCGCCTGCTCTCGCTGGGCGCCCAGGCCAACTTCTTCCACCCG GAGAAGGGCACCACGCCACTGCACGTGGCCGCCAAGGCCGGGCAgatcctgcaggcagagctgctggtggtcTACGGTGCTGACCCTGGGGCGCCCGATGTGAACGGCCGGACCCCCATTGACTATGCCAG gcaggcagcGCAGCACGAGCTGGCAGAGCGGCTGGTGGAGTGCCAGTACGAGCTGACCGACCGGCTGGCCTTCTACCTCTGCGGCAGGAAGCCGG ACCACAAGAACGGGCACTACATCATCCCGCAGATGGCTGACAG GGTGCGCCCAAAGTGCATGGCACAGAG CCTGGACCTCTCTGAACTGGCCAAGGCAGCCAAGAAGAAGCTGCAGGCG ctcagcaaCCGCCTCTTCGAGGAGCTGGCCATGGACGTGTATGACGAGGTGGACCGTCGGGAGAACGACGCGG TCTGGCTGACGACACAGAACCACAGCACGCTGGTGACAGAGCGCAGCGCCGTCCCCTTCCTCCCTGTCAACCCCGAGTACTCAGCCACGCGCAACCAG ggCCGGCAGAAGCTGGCCAGGTTCAACGCCAGGGAGTTCGCCACCTTGCTCATTGACATCCTTGGGGAAGCCAAGCGCCGGCAGCAAGGGAAGAGTCTGCTCAGCCCCACAG aCGCCCTCGACTACTCGCTGCGGAGCCAGAGTGACCTGGACGACCAGCACGACTACGACAGCGTCGCCTCCGACGAGGACACAGACCAGGAGCTGCTGCGCAACGCCTCCCGCAACAACCGCGCCAGG agcatgGACTCCTCCGACCTGTCAGATGGCCCCATCACGCTGCAGGAGTACCTGGAGGTGAAGAAGGCTCTGGCTGCCTCTGAGGCCAAGGTGCAGCAACTGATGAAGGTGAACAACAGCCTGAGCGATGAGCTGCGCCGGCTGCAGCGCGAG atccacaagctgcaggcagagaacaCACAGATCCGGCAGCAGACTGGTCCTGCACATCCAACCCCAGCCCCCAGCGAGCGGCCAGAGCATGGGCACCCCCCAGGC GGCCCCCCACACCGCCGGGACCGCCAGGCCTTCTCCATGTACGAGCCGGGCTCGGCGCTGAAACCCTTCGGGCAGCCAGTGGAGGAGCTGGTGACACGGCTCCAGCCCTTCAGCCCCGGC GAGGTGGAGGACGAGGCTCTGTACTCCATGCACATCCCGGCCAGCGTGTACCGG aTCCGGAAAGGTCCATCTGCCTCCTCGGTGcccttccctccatcctccccGCTGCTCTCCTGCCCGTCTGATGGTGCCCGACACATG AGCAAGCTGGACCGGCACGGCAGCGGCACCGACAGCGACTACGACAACACGCAGGCGGGTGAGGTTCTGATCAG CATGGAGGGGAAGCGGTTTGTAGAGCTGAGCAAGGATGAGGACTTCCCCCACGAGCTGGACCCGCTGGACGGGGAGCTGGACCCCGGGCTGCCCAGCACGGAGGATGTCATCCTCAAAACTGAGCAGGTCACCAAGAATATCCAGGAGCTGCTGCGGGCAGCACAAGAGTCCAAGCATGACAG CTTCGTGCCCTGCTCAGAGAAGATCCACTTGGCTGTGACGGAGATGGCATCACTTTTCCCTAAG AAACCAGCACTGGAGACGGTGCGGAGCTCCCTGCGGCTGCTCAATGCCAGCGCCTACCGGCTGCAGAGCGAGTGCCGCAAGACCGTGCCCCCCGAGCCTGGCGCCACCGTGGACTACCAGCTCCTGACCCAGCAGGTCATCCAGTGTGCCTACGACATCGCCAAGGCCGCCAAGCAGCTGGTCACCATCACCACTCGCGAGAAGAAGCAGTGA